The following coding sequences lie in one Vibrio algicola genomic window:
- a CDS encoding YcbX family protein, translating to MSQSEVEKKLAKLEATLGLDEHIPATLSQINVYPVKSITGIGVSSSWVEKQGLSFDRRFMVADTNGRMITARENNQMVRVKSALQANGLVLTYPESAPLHLHFSECSMEEVTCQVWGDEFIAYSTSQQANDWFSFIIGKKVQLLFTGEQSNRQREKIQTNVSFADGYPLLLISQASLDELNQRCSISEQPTQHTMAQFRPNIVVADTEAFAEDSWKRFRIGEVEFEVVKPCMRCVLTTVNPKTAMRSEKNEPVKTMATFRADESGGIFFGQNVIAKNEGMIRAGDVVEIIETKEKECYADTSADVVEVAAVKKVTISIDGNLFEGDNQSTLLEQAEKAGLAIANSCRSGFCGCCKMTLESGSVDQPDMPALFPGEIDEGKVLACCCVPKSDVELVS from the coding sequence ATGAGCCAGTCGGAAGTGGAAAAAAAACTCGCCAAACTTGAAGCCACCCTTGGCCTTGATGAACATATCCCCGCCACACTCTCTCAAATTAATGTTTATCCGGTGAAATCAATTACCGGTATCGGCGTGTCATCATCGTGGGTGGAAAAACAAGGACTAAGCTTTGACCGACGTTTTATGGTGGCCGATACGAATGGCCGGATGATCACTGCGCGGGAAAATAACCAGATGGTGCGAGTGAAATCTGCCTTGCAAGCCAATGGTTTAGTGTTGACTTACCCAGAGTCTGCGCCGCTGCATCTTCATTTTTCTGAATGCTCAATGGAGGAGGTGACTTGCCAAGTATGGGGTGATGAATTCATTGCGTATTCAACCTCACAACAAGCCAATGATTGGTTTAGCTTTATTATTGGTAAAAAAGTCCAACTTCTATTTACGGGCGAACAATCCAATCGCCAGCGTGAAAAAATTCAAACCAACGTCAGTTTTGCCGATGGTTATCCATTGCTACTGATTAGCCAAGCCTCACTTGATGAACTGAATCAACGTTGTTCAATTTCAGAGCAACCAACGCAACATACGATGGCGCAATTTCGCCCTAATATTGTGGTAGCCGATACCGAAGCGTTTGCCGAAGATAGTTGGAAACGTTTTCGTATAGGCGAAGTTGAATTTGAAGTGGTGAAACCTTGCATGCGTTGTGTATTGACTACAGTGAATCCTAAAACTGCGATGCGCAGTGAAAAAAATGAACCAGTGAAAACGATGGCAACATTTCGCGCAGATGAAAGTGGTGGCATCTTCTTTGGTCAAAATGTGATCGCCAAAAATGAAGGCATGATCCGCGCGGGAGATGTGGTGGAAATTATCGAAACCAAAGAGAAAGAATGTTATGCCGATACCAGCGCCGATGTGGTGGAAGTGGCAGCAGTAAAAAAGGTCACTATTAGCATTGATGGCAATCTGTTTGAAGGTGATAACCAATCGACGTTATTAGAGCAAGCGGAAAAGGCGGGTTTAGCGATCGCCAATAGTTGCCGTTCAGGTTTTTGTGGGTGTTGTAAAATGACATTAGAATCAGGCAGTGTCGATCAACCGGATATGCCCGCGTTATTTCCTGGCGAAATTGATGAAGGTAAAGTGTTAGCTTGTTGTTGTGTGCCAAAATCGGATGTTGAGTTAGTCAGCTAA
- the pyrC gene encoding dihydroorotase, translated as MTTLTITRPDDWHVHLRDGDALANTVKDISRYNGRALIMPNTVPPVTDLAMALDYRKRIMAHNKTAAFEPLMALYLTDNTTAEDVRTAHASGKVVACKLYPAGATTNSDSGVTSAQKIYPVLEAMAEIGMLLLIHGEVTTHDVDIFDREEQFLNTVLAPIVNDFPHLKIVLEHITTSNAVEFVKNAGDNVAATITAHHLLFNRNHMLVGGIRPHFYCLPILKRGSHQQALIEAATSGNKKFFIGTDSAPHAQGKKETACGCAGSYTAHASIELYAEVFDLADKLENLEAFASHNGPDFYNLPRNSDTITLEKSAWDVPATMPFGDDVVVPIRANEKIEWLVK; from the coding sequence ATGACAACCCTAACCATTACCCGTCCTGACGATTGGCATGTACATTTACGCGATGGTGATGCGCTTGCCAACACGGTAAAAGATATCAGCCGTTACAATGGCCGAGCGTTGATCATGCCAAATACCGTTCCACCGGTGACCGATCTGGCGATGGCGCTTGATTATCGTAAACGCATTATGGCGCACAACAAAACCGCCGCTTTCGAACCTTTAATGGCGCTGTATTTAACCGATAACACCACCGCTGAAGATGTCCGCACCGCGCACGCTTCTGGCAAGGTTGTGGCGTGTAAACTCTACCCGGCTGGCGCGACCACTAATTCTGATTCTGGCGTGACGTCGGCACAAAAAATCTATCCGGTATTAGAGGCAATGGCTGAAATTGGCATGTTGTTATTAATTCATGGCGAAGTCACCACTCACGATGTCGATATTTTTGACCGCGAAGAGCAGTTTTTGAATACCGTGCTTGCGCCAATCGTCAATGATTTCCCGCATTTAAAAATCGTGTTAGAGCACATCACCACTAGCAACGCCGTTGAGTTTGTTAAAAACGCCGGTGACAATGTGGCCGCGACCATTACTGCCCACCATTTATTGTTCAACCGCAATCACATGTTAGTGGGCGGAATTCGTCCTCATTTTTATTGCCTGCCAATTTTAAAACGTGGCTCACATCAACAAGCGTTAATTGAAGCAGCCACCAGCGGCAACAAAAAATTCTTCATTGGCACCGATTCTGCGCCGCATGCTCAAGGTAAAAAAGAGACGGCTTGTGGTTGCGCCGGTTCGTATACCGCTCACGCATCGATTGAGCTTTACGCCGAAGTGTTTGATCTCGCAGATAAGCTTGAAAACTTAGAAGCCTTTGCCAGTCATAATGGTCCTGATTTTTATAACTTGCCACGTAATAGCGACACCATCACACTAGAAAAATCAGCTTGGGATGTCCCTGCCACTATGCCATTTGGCGATGATGTCGTTGTGCCGATCCGTGCCAATGAAAAAATTGAATGGTTGGTGAAGTAG
- the arsJ gene encoding organoarsenical effux MFS transporter ArsJ, translated as MIAALSRLDSTLRQYMLVTFNYWNFTITDGALRMLVVLYFHDLGYSTLAIASLFLFYEFFGVVTNLVGGWLGARLGLSRTMNVGLALQILVLLLLAVPSSWLTVAWVMLAQAISGIAKDLNKMSAKSSIKTLVPNNEQGALYHWIAVLTGSKNALKGFGFFIGGLLLTLIGFQYAVLTMAAVLLLVFMSSLLFLKSDMGKASTKPKFSEMFSKSSSVNILSAARLFLFGARDVWFVVALPIYLGSVFGWDHTYVGGFLALWVIGYGIVQTQAPKLTGRGGTGREKGVTPDGKMALMWAVLLTVVTGVIALAIQVNWYAEYTIVIGLLIFGAIFAVNSSLHSYLIVSYAKQDGVSLDVGFYYMANAMGRLIGTVLSGWVFQVAGFAACLWVSFGFLALTCVISLWLPKHTATTV; from the coding sequence ATGATAGCCGCTTTATCTCGCTTAGATAGCACCTTACGACAGTACATGTTGGTGACGTTTAATTATTGGAACTTTACCATTACCGATGGTGCATTACGCATGTTGGTGGTGTTGTATTTTCATGACTTAGGTTATTCAACCTTAGCCATTGCTTCCTTGTTTTTGTTTTATGAATTTTTTGGGGTTGTCACCAACTTAGTTGGAGGATGGCTAGGCGCAAGGTTGGGGCTCAGCCGAACCATGAATGTGGGTTTGGCGTTGCAAATACTCGTGCTACTGTTACTTGCAGTGCCAAGCAGTTGGTTAACCGTTGCATGGGTGATGCTGGCACAAGCGATTTCTGGTATTGCCAAAGATCTGAATAAAATGAGTGCCAAAAGTTCGATTAAAACCTTAGTGCCGAATAATGAACAAGGCGCGTTGTATCATTGGATTGCAGTGTTAACCGGTTCTAAAAACGCACTAAAAGGTTTTGGTTTCTTCATCGGTGGATTGCTGTTGACGTTGATTGGGTTTCAATATGCGGTTTTAACGATGGCAGCGGTATTGCTGTTGGTGTTCATGAGTAGTTTACTGTTTTTAAAATCCGATATGGGTAAAGCAAGCACCAAACCAAAATTTTCGGAGATGTTTTCTAAATCTTCGAGTGTCAATATATTATCGGCGGCGCGCTTATTTTTGTTTGGCGCACGCGATGTGTGGTTTGTGGTCGCATTGCCTATTTATTTAGGCAGTGTATTTGGTTGGGATCATACTTATGTTGGTGGTTTTTTAGCCTTATGGGTGATTGGTTACGGCATAGTACAAACTCAAGCGCCCAAGTTAACTGGAAGAGGGGGAACGGGTAGAGAAAAAGGGGTTACCCCAGATGGAAAAATGGCGTTAATGTGGGCGGTGCTATTAACCGTAGTGACAGGTGTGATCGCATTGGCTATCCAAGTCAATTGGTATGCCGAGTATACCATCGTGATCGGTTTGCTGATATTTGGTGCTATCTTTGCGGTTAACTCATCATTGCATTCGTATTTGATTGTCAGTTATGCCAAGCAAGATGGGGTGTCGTTAGATGTTGGCTTTTATTATATGGCCAATGCGATGGGGCGCTTAATCGGGACGGTTTTATCTGGTTGGGTGTTCCAAGTCGCTGGTTTCGCAGCCTGTTTATGGGTGTCGTTTGGATTTTTAGCCTTAACCTGTGTGATTTCGCTTTGGTTGCCCAAACATACCGCAACCACGGTCTAA
- a CDS encoding cyclin-dependent kinase inhibitor 3 family protein, which translates to MIHPTWELKLDTGALILTPCPGTKIVSLIESLQQLKAQGVSAVVTALSIEEMQQKGVDDLSKQVEALGMKWYHAPIEDDQAPDASFMQQWSSLSQALHQHIDKGEKVAMHCMGGSGRTGLLAAHFLLEKDWPLDLIIEQVQALRPGAFTKPDQIEYIRAFAG; encoded by the coding sequence ATGATCCATCCTACTTGGGAATTAAAACTTGATACTGGCGCCTTGATATTAACGCCGTGTCCTGGGACTAAAATTGTGTCTTTGATTGAAAGTTTACAACAGCTAAAAGCGCAAGGCGTGAGCGCAGTTGTGACTGCTTTGAGTATCGAAGAAATGCAGCAAAAAGGTGTTGATGATCTGTCAAAACAAGTCGAAGCATTAGGCATGAAATGGTATCACGCGCCGATTGAAGATGATCAAGCGCCAGACGCGAGTTTTATGCAGCAATGGAGCTCGTTAAGTCAAGCGTTGCATCAGCATATTGATAAAGGTGAAAAAGTGGCAATGCATTGCATGGGCGGCTCGGGTCGTACCGGATTATTAGCGGCGCATTTTTTGCTGGAGAAAGACTGGCCTTTAGATTTGATCATCGAGCAAGTGCAAGCCCTGCGTCCGGGGGCATTTACTAAGCCCGATCAGATCGAATATATTCGCGCTTTTGCGGGATAA
- a CDS encoding ArsJ-associated glyceraldehyde-3-phosphate dehydrogenase, with the protein MTIKVGINGFGRIGRLALRAAFDWSEIEFVQINDVAGDTATLAHLLEFDSIQGRWHHAVTCADNHMLINGQSIKVSQQKAIADVDWSQCDVVIEATGVHRKSALLNQYLAQGVKRVVVSAPVKEAGVANIVMGVNDNIFEPEKHRIVTAASCTTNCIAPVVKVIHEKLGIEQSSFTTIHNLTNTQTILDAPHKDLRRARACGMSLIPTTTGSATAIVEIFPDLKGKINGHAVRVPLANASLTDIIFDVKRDTTAEEVNDLLQEASERELKGILGFEARPLVSIDYKGDPRSTIVDALSTMVVGKRMVKIYAWYDNEMGYATRTAELVRLVGQK; encoded by the coding sequence ATGACGATAAAAGTAGGAATTAATGGATTTGGGCGCATTGGTCGTTTAGCACTTCGCGCCGCATTTGATTGGTCTGAGATTGAATTTGTGCAAATCAATGATGTGGCTGGCGATACCGCGACTTTGGCGCATTTATTAGAGTTCGATTCAATTCAAGGTCGTTGGCACCATGCGGTCACCTGCGCAGACAATCACATGCTCATTAACGGTCAGTCGATAAAAGTCAGCCAACAAAAAGCGATTGCCGATGTGGATTGGTCACAATGTGATGTGGTGATTGAAGCGACTGGGGTACACCGTAAAAGCGCATTATTAAATCAATATTTAGCGCAAGGCGTTAAGCGCGTGGTGGTGTCGGCACCAGTTAAAGAAGCGGGTGTGGCCAATATCGTGATGGGAGTGAATGACAATATATTCGAGCCTGAAAAACATCGTATTGTGACCGCGGCGTCTTGTACCACCAACTGCATTGCGCCAGTGGTGAAAGTGATCCATGAAAAACTCGGGATTGAGCAATCGAGCTTTACCACCATTCACAACCTGACTAATACTCAAACCATTTTAGATGCGCCACATAAAGATCTACGCCGTGCCCGCGCCTGTGGTATGAGCCTGATTCCGACGACAACCGGATCTGCCACCGCAATTGTCGAAATTTTTCCGGATCTAAAAGGCAAAATCAACGGCCATGCGGTACGAGTACCTTTGGCTAATGCATCCTTGACCGATATCATTTTTGATGTGAAACGTGATACCACGGCAGAAGAAGTGAACGACTTATTACAGGAGGCGTCAGAGAGAGAATTAAAAGGCATTTTAGGCTTTGAAGCCCGCCCATTAGTCTCGATTGATTATAAAGGCGATCCGCGTTCCACCATCGTCGATGCGCTTTCTACTATGGTGGTCGGTAAGCGAATGGTGAAAATCTATGCTTGGTATGACAATGAAATGGGCTATGCCACCCGTACCGCCGAGTTAGTTCGTCTCGTTGGCCAAAAATAA
- a CDS encoding metalloregulator ArsR/SmtB family transcription factor, which produces MLPHQFFKLLADETRVRCVLIIAREQQVCVAELTQALDQSQPKISRHLALLRASGVVVDIRQGQWVFYRLADDLPGWMRKQLQGLRDSKCLAAQYQKDVQRLAQMKERPTCCV; this is translated from the coding sequence ATGTTACCTCATCAATTTTTTAAACTGCTTGCAGATGAAACCCGAGTGCGTTGTGTGTTAATTATCGCCCGTGAACAGCAAGTATGTGTCGCGGAACTGACCCAAGCTTTGGATCAAAGTCAGCCCAAAATTTCACGACATTTAGCTTTATTAAGGGCCAGTGGTGTGGTGGTGGATATTAGGCAAGGGCAATGGGTTTTTTATCGCTTAGCCGATGACTTACCGGGTTGGATGAGAAAGCAATTACAAGGTTTGCGCGACTCGAAATGTTTAGCCGCGCAATACCAGAAAGATGTGCAGAGATTAGCACAAATGAAAGAACGTCCAACGTGCTGTGTTTAA